In Helianthus annuus cultivar XRQ/B chromosome 8, HanXRQr2.0-SUNRISE, whole genome shotgun sequence, a single genomic region encodes these proteins:
- the LOC110869603 gene encoding uncharacterized protein LOC110869603, with protein MQRLIPIGVRGLLTKDTSTPIVDLCMFFKQLCSRTLSVDDMKKAKDDIVTILCKLEMIYPPAFFDIMVHLLVHLPDEAIAGGPVAFRWMYPFERYMKKLKNYVKNPARPEGCIAECYVFEEALTFCSMYLKDVQTKFNRPDRNDDVVVEKRKLWVFESKCRYVGARKEKYLSFIEKSKMEWFVLENCAEVREYMNEFKHTHPHDDLKTKFPGWFLHKVHSMKTQNSPEFHPELYALSICAKMTAYTYTACIVNGVRFKTLERDAKCATQNSGVEVVGENGVKFYGQLEEIIELRYTNDYSTVLFRCKWFDTQRGVNHDNNITSISTEHEWDKDDQLIFASQAKQVFFIQETSRNQKNKHRWVVENVNHRRIWDRPLSDDRVNKVQNVGKRLEDSDVVDNNSSSDCPLVIDLTQYFQIGSSHVTAGEPSIEVDPPTATVDEVFEVETDSDEVEAAYDEDDPDYVETD; from the exons atgcaaCGTTTGATACCGATTGGGGTTAGAGGGCTTTTGACTAAAGATACATCTACACCAATAGTAGACCTTTGTATGTTCTTTAAGCAACTTTGCTCTAGAACACTATCGGTGGATGATATGAAGAAAGCAAAGGATGACATTGTTACCATCTTATGCAAGTTAGAGATGATCTATCCACCTGCGTTTTTTGACATTATGGTTCATTTACTTGTGCATTTACCTGATGAAGCGATTGCGGGAGGTCCAGTAGCTTTTAGATGGATGTATCCATTTGAAAGGTACATGAAAAAACTAAAGAACTATGTTAAAAACCCGGCAAGGCCTGAAGGTTGTATAGCTGAATGTTATGTGTTTGAAGAAGCTCTAACATTTTGTTCAATGTACCTTAAAGATGTTCAGACTAAGTTCAATCGCCCAGATAGAAACGATGATGTCGTTGTTGAAAAAAGAAAGTTATGGGTGTTTGAGTCAAAATGTCGTTATGTTGGCGCAAGAAAGGAGAAATATCTATCATTCATCGAAAAAAGCAAGATGGAATGGTTTGTCCTCGAAAACTGCGCAGAAGTTAGGGAGTACATGAA TGAATTCAAACATACACATCCCCATGATGATCTTAAAACCAAATTTCCGGGATGGTTTCTCCATAag GTCCATTCGATGAAAACACAAAATTCTCCAGAATTCCACCCGGAGTTGTATGCTCTTTCAATTTGTGCGAAAATGACTGCTTACACTTACACTGCTTGCATAGTCAACGGTGTTAGGTTTAAGACACTTGAACGTGATGCAAAATGCGCAACGCAAAACTCTGGGGTGGAAGTGGTTGGAGAGAACGGTGTGAAATTTTATGGCCAATTAGAAGAAATTATTGAGTTGCGTTATACAAATGATTATTCCACTGTCCTATTTCGGTGCAAGTGGTTTGATACTCAAAGGGGTGTAAACCATGACAATAATATCACCAGTATAAGCACTGAACATGAATGGGACAAAGACGATCAACTCATATTTGCTTCGCAAGCCAAACAAGTGTTCTTCATCCAAGAAACGTCtcgaaaccaaaaaaataaacatagGTGGGTAGTCGAAAATGTTAATCATCGAAGAATTTGGGATCGGCCATTAAGTGATGACCGCGTCAATAAGGTTCAAAATGTTGGCAAACGCTTAGAAGATAGTGACGTTGTTGACAACAACTCTTCATCTGACTGTCCACTTGTCATTGACTTGACCCAATACTTTCAAATTGGATCTTCTCATGTTACTGCGGGTGAGCCTTCAATTGAAGTTGATCCCCCAACGGCCACCGTCGATGAAGTGTTTGAAGTCGAGACTGATTCTGATGAGGTCGAGGCTGCTTATGATGAGGATGATCCCGATTATGTGGAGACTGACTAA
- the LOC110869604 gene encoding uncharacterized protein LOC110869604, with protein MPIDKSWIDSPRHSPHYKQGLESFIEMCERVIKNHDEVRCPCTQCKNSGLITMAEMKYHLRINKFWKEYTSWTYHRDTTPIAQVNDVAPQDGMVNVIEDIRGERMEEDTYLNQENSNGDSSGVVDDFEDLIKEAETELYPGCTKFSSIDFLAKLLNIKDTYHFQNEGVDRLLSLLRESMPEGNKIPPSYYVAKKTFKKIGLAYEMIDVCTNDCALFWKENESLQNCPVCNESRWVDKDTKGTKVARKVLRYFPLTPRLRRLYCSRHTAKDMIWHSTGRSEDGTMRHPVDGSAWQDFDKKYPNFAMEPRNVRLGLAADGFNPFNNGSGSSTHSTWPVILTTYNLPPWLCMRESTFMLTLLIPGPKSPGKDMDVFLRPLVDELKQLWQTGVRTKDAATNTYFTMKAALLWTINDFPARSSLSGWSGQGYMACPTCNQDTPSIRVTGKCAYVGHRRFLDANHPWRTSLDFNGRPETRDPSRQFSPADIEAQLGRLINRLPGKHPDFGGRRITRSDFELNWSKRSIFFDLEYWSSLQLKHNLDVMHIEKNVCDSLLGTHSSDER; from the coding sequence ATGCCTATCGATAAAAGTTGGATTGATTCCCCACGTCATTCACCTCACTACAAGCAAGGACTCGAGTCATTTATCGAGATGTGTGAAAGAGTGATAAAAAACCACGATGAAGTTAGATGTCCGTGTACCCAATGTAAAAATTCCGGCTTAATAACTATGGCAGAAATGAAATACCATTTGCGTATTAACAAATTTTGGAAGGAATACACTTCGTGGACCTATCACAGGGACACGACTCCAATTGCACAAGTAAACGATGTTGCGCCACAAGACGGTATGGTAAACGTTATTGAAGACATTAGGGGGGAGCGTATGGAAGAAGATACATACCTTAACCAAGAGAACTCGAATGGAGATAGTAGCggtgttgttgatgattttgaAGACCTGATAAAGGAAGCTGAAACAGAATTATATCCTGGTTGTACTAAGTTTTCTTCTATCGACTTTTTAGCAAAGCTTTTGAATATAAAGGATACGTACCATTTTCAAAATGAAGGAGTAGATCGACTCCTCTCGTTGTTGCGAGAGTCAATGCCAGAAGGCAACAAGATTCCCCCTTCGTATTATGTAGCTAAGAAGACATTTAAGAAGATTGGTTTGGCATATGAGATGATAGATGTGTGCACAAATGATTGTGCTCTCTTTTGGAAAGAAAACGAGTCCTTGCAAAATTGTCCCGTTTGTAATGAGAGTCGATGGGTCGATAAAGACACAAAAGGCACGAAGGTGGCTCGTAAGGTGTTACGATACTTTCCTTTGACGCCTAGACTACGACGTTTGTATTGTTCAAGGCACACAGCGAAAGATATGATATGGCATAGTACCGGACGATCGGAAGATGGGACTATGCGTCATCCAGTTGATGGATCTGCATGGCAAGACTTTGATAAAAAGTACCCAAACTTCGCGATGGAGCCACGAAATGTTCGCTTAGGGCTTGCAGCTGACGGTTTTAATCCCTTTAACAACGGTAGTGGATCCTCGACTCATAGCACGTGGCCGGTTATACTCACCACATATAATCTGCCTCCCTGGCTATGCATGCGAGAGTCCACATTCATGTTGACCTTGTTGATTCCTGGCCCTAAATCACCGGGGAAAGACATGGACGTTTTCCTTAGACCGTTAGTGGATGAGCTTAAGCAATTGTGGCAGACAGGTGTACGTACTAAAGATGCAGCAACAAACACATACTTCACAATGAAGGCGGCGTTGTTATGGACCATAAATGACTTTCCAGCCCGTAGTAGCCTATCAGGTTGGAGCGGACAAGGCTACATGGCATGCCCAACTTGTAACCAAGACACTCCTTCAATACGTGTAACTGGTAAATGTGCTTATGTTGGCCATCGCCGGTTCTTAGATGCCAACCATCCTTGGAGAACAAGTCTCGACTTTAACGGGAGACCCGAGACACGAGACCCTTCGAGACAGTTTAGCCCAGCTGACATAGAAGCTCAACTAGGTCGTTTAATTAATCGTCTACCAGGCAAGCATCCAGATTTTGGAGGTAGGAGGATAACCCGGTCAGATTTCGAGTTGAACTGGTCCAAAAGAAGCATATTTTTTGACCTTGAGTATTGGTCTTCTCTGCAGCTGAAACATAACTTAGATGTAATGCATATAGAGAAAAATGTGTGCGACAGCTTGCTCGGTACTCACTCTTCTGATGAACGATAA
- the LOC110870859 gene encoding uncharacterized protein LOC110870859: protein MDWVPTYAKTHTDNQGNWVDPVAEQNYRNIQQATSQWSGEGPPIAPYQEALGERRGWYRGMGPKPSSNTSSHSSSNMSSSQARTQEPFSEDFVNSLFQTPSFLNQLNNYLASQGKGKGKGKSKDYDSDNLFDNESDDEPNDEPNDNDDDE from the exons ATGGATTGGGTACCTACGTATGCTAAAACCCACACGGACAATCAAGGGAATTGGGTTGATCCGGTTGCTGAACAAAATTAC CGGAACATACAACAGGCCACAAGTCAATGGAGCGGTGAGGGTCCGCCAATTGCCCCGTATCAGGAAGCGTTGGGTGAGCGGCGAGGATGGTACCGCGGGATGGGGCCTAAACCTTCTTCCAACACGTCCTCGCACTCGTCATCTAACATGTCGTCTTCGCAAGCTCGGACGCAAGAACCCTTTTCCGAG GATTTTGTTAACAGCTTGTTCCAAACCCCGTCATTTTTGAACCAACTTAACAACTATCTTGCTtcacaaggaaaaggaaaaggaaaaggaaagtcaAAAGACTACGATTCTGACAACTTATTCGATAATGAATCCGACGATGAACCCAACGATGAACCCAACGATAACGATGACGATGAGTGA